Proteins from a single region of Primulina tabacum isolate GXHZ01 chromosome 5, ASM2559414v2, whole genome shotgun sequence:
- the LOC142545070 gene encoding serine/threonine-protein phosphatase 7 long form homolog codes for MSLKGDLCGPIQILQIWVWSRIILLCPDRAEQVSISEEQAADVMQGLPFPPYGARWRRGFSWTHTAQHSVRIMRDMLDKMVEVQVDINYLFRV; via the exons ATGAGTTTGAAGGGCGATTTGTGTGGCCCAATTCAAATATTGCAG ATTTGGGTGTGGTCTAGGATTATTCTTCTTTGCCCTGATAGAGCTGAACAGGTATCTATTTCAGAAGAGCAGGCTGCGGATGTGATGCAGGGTCTACCATTCCCACCATACGGCGCACG GTGGAGACGCGGATTTTCTTGGACACACACGGCCCAGCATTCGGTTCGTATAATGAGAGATATGCTTGACAAGATGGTAGAAGTGCAGGTAGATATAAATTATTTGTTtagagtttga
- the LOC142544974 gene encoding uncharacterized protein LOC142544974 → MRRPERCLRQFGMRQGIPPPATNFDNFHKLTRQGRNNFDWATYHADFVQMWNDRYNFVIGGDYVIPGTPAITVDYIGWYYRISQIVLSPPVVPSNIMGYHPIDANYRQFIARPAHVQYPPMWTGNEFEPGPSSSNMAYTTPPVVSSFPSYDAGYYTPIVGSFTQFLQSDFRPGMNESRPTFNPSPIPFPQYSDPEGFEVGGNIADTSTSAGQTSTHGDDEQMLGRGRRVIRRPPCGTGGHRYHRH, encoded by the exons ATGCGTAGACCTGAGCGGTGTCTCCGACAGTTCGGAATGCGTCAGGGTATTCCGCCACCTGCTACTAACTTCGACAATTTCCATAAGCTGACTCGACAAGGCCGGAACAACTTCGATTGGGCGACATATCACGCGGATTTTGTACAAATGTGGAATGATAGATATAATTTTGTGATTGGTGGAGACTATGTCATACCTGGTACGCCCGCCATCACAGTGGACTATATTGGTTGGTATTATCGCATTTCACAGATAGTGCTCTCGCCGCCAGTGGTACCTTCGAACATCATGGGCTATCATCCTATTGATGCAAACTACCGACAATTTATC GCACGCCCAGCTCATGTGCAATATCCACCGATGTGGACAGGAAATGAGTTTGAACCCGGACCATCATCTTCAAATATGGCGTACACTACTCCGCCAGTGGTTTCAAGCTTTCCATCATATGACGCTGGTTACTACACTCCAATTGTTGGTAGTTTTACACAATTTCTACAAAGTGACTTTCGTCCGGGTATGAATGAGAGTCGCCCTACTTTTAACCCGTCGCCCATACCATTTCCACAATATTCTGATCCAGAAGGGTTTGAGGTTGGTGGGAACATTGCCGATACCAGTACATCTGCAGGACAAACAAGTACTCATGGAGATGATGAACAGATGTTAGGTCGTGGACGTAGAGTAATCAGGAGACCACCGTGTGGCACTGGGGGGCATCGTTACCATCGACATTAA
- the LOC142547459 gene encoding MFP1 attachment factor 1-like: MAEAEPQLDATSTAAAPKHTNVSFSIWPPTERTRDAVRNRLVETLSSTSILSKRYGTLSREEAVDVAKLIEEEAFESIGATAATDGDGIEILQVYSKEISKRMLETVKVRSGESGAPEEQPANEPTPKAEEEDAGSTAPPHSEKIESVADDE; encoded by the coding sequence ATGGCAGAAGCCGAACCTCAACTTGACGCCACCAGTACTGCCGCCGCCCCGAAACACACTAATGTTTCTTTCAGCATTTGGCCACCGACTGAACGCACTCGCGACGCCGTGAGAAACCGCCTTGTCGAAACCCTATCTTCGACCTCCATTCTGTCCAAGCGCTACGGTACCCTTTCACGCGAGGAAGCCGTTGATGTGGCGAAGCTTATCGAGGAGGAGGCCTTCGAATCGATCGGTGCCACGGCTGCTACCGATGGTGACGGGATCGAGATTCTCCAGGTTTATTCCAAGGAAATCAGCAAGAGAATGCTGGAGACTGTGAAGGTCAGATCTGGTGAATCGGGGGCTCCGGAAGAGCAGCCGGCGAATGAGCCGACGCCTAAGGCTGAGGAGGAGGATGCGGGATCCACCGCTCCGCCTCATAGTGAGAAAATCGAGTCGGTTGCTGATGATGAATGA
- the LOC142544975 gene encoding uncharacterized protein LOC142544975 yields the protein MDTVRALLYVGEYVIIEDGRVGYSIPATRPIKIPRSTTFSQLLNYVHRKLEIDPSKFCIKLSTKYCYSSLSRYIEEHIYITDDDSLQFMFELPTLDCLYLYVDSSPVLQNVSDYNFDAFMPVITQGLGTVSLNEAGPSMYHVDEQSAQAYSGIDTGPWDHHITTHTEEDYAWGMNRTRELDFSSGGWDHHITGPSGVDVAWGSSRTGQLDANIPTPITEHMPEHDDLFGDSSHHVMNSDDDLYATSSDGEDDHHVDNANEGTSARVLMSGATMTENIPIAPEQHLREIPQFFNEVYHEQIPDSFGILSASRTNFYNPERPELGVKMVFNSKGELIASVKDFSVRVLRLEYIVVESSPTIWKVKCKNWSEGGNCGWGLRASFKKSLGYFIITKYGGDHTCMSTQVGIDHHNLDVNMIANTLLGIVRYDPTYEIKYVRESIKEKYGYDISYAKAWQSLKRAVELVYGT from the coding sequence ATGGATACTGTCAGAGCCTTACTTTACGTAGGTGAGTATGTCATTATTGAAGATGGTAGGGTTGGATATAGTATTCCCGCGACCAGGCCCATTAAAATCCCTCGCTCTACTACATTTTCTCAATTGTTGAATTATGTGCATCGGAAGCTGGAGATCGACCCATCAAAATTCTGCATCAAATTGTCAACGAAATATTGTTATAGCTCGTTGTCTCGTTACATTGAAGAGCATATCTATATCACAGATGATGATAGTCTACAATTTATGTTTGAGTTGCCGACACTGGATTGCTTGTACTTGTATGTTGATTCATCGCCAGTGTTACAGAATGTAAGTGATTACAATTTTGATGCATTCATGCCAGTAATAACGCAAGGCTTGGGAACAGTAAGTTTGAATGAAGCGGGACCTTCTATGTATCACGTCGATGAACAGTCAGCTCAGGCCTACTCTGGGATCGACACTGGTCCTTGGGATCACCATATCACCACTCACACTGAAGAAGACTATGCATGGGGGATGAATAGAACTCGAGAATTGGATTTTTCCTCAGGGGGTTGGGATCATCATATCACGGGTCCATCAGGAGTTGATGTCGCATGGGGTTCTAGTAGAACAGGTCAATTGGATGCAAATATTCCCACCCCAATTACAGAACACATGCCTGAGCATGATGATTTATTCGGGGACAGTTCGCATCATGTCATGAATAGCGATGATGATTTGTATGCTACATCAAGTGACGGAGAAGATGATCATCATGTTGACAATGCAAATGAAGGGACATCGGCGCGTGTGTTAATGTCTGGAGCAACAATGACAGAGAACATTCCTATTGCACCAGAGCAACATTTACGTGAAATTCCTCAATTTTTCAATGAAGTCTATCATGAACAAATTCCAGATTCATTTGGTATTCTTTCTGCATCACGAACAAACTTTTACAATCCTGAAAGGCCAGAGCTCGGTGTAAAAATGGTGTTTAATAGCAAAGGTGAGTTAATAGCTTCTGTGAAGGATTTTTCTGTTCGGGTTTTGAGACTTGAATATATTGTTGTCGAAAGTTCTCCGACAATTTGGAAGGTCAAATGCAAGAACTGGTCCGAAGGTGGCAATTGTGGGTGGGGACTTCGAGCATCGTTCAAAAAAAGTTTAGGCTACTtcattatcacaaaatatggcgGTGATCACACATGCATGTCTACCCAAGTCGGTATAGATCACCACAACCTTGACGTAAACATGATAGCCAATACACTTTTGGGAATCGTACGTTATGATCCTACATACGAAATCAAATATGTGCGAGAAagtattaaagaaaaatatggtTATGATATATCGTATGCTAAGGCATGGCAGAGTTTGAAACGCGCGGTCGAGTTAGTCTATGGCACATGA